One segment of Pan paniscus chromosome 20, NHGRI_mPanPan1-v2.0_pri, whole genome shotgun sequence DNA contains the following:
- the CD79A gene encoding B-cell antigen receptor complex-associated protein alpha chain isoform X1, protein MPGSPGVLQALPATIFLLFLLSAAYLGPGCQALWMHKVPASLMVSLGEDAHFQCPHNSSNTANVTWWRVLHGNYTWPPEFLGPGEDPNGTLIIQNVNKSHGGIYVCRVQEGNESYQQSCGTYLRVRQPPPRPFLDMGEGTKNRIITAEGIILLFCAVVPGTLLLFRKRWQNEKLGLDAGDEYEDENLYEGLNLDDCSMYEDISRGLQGTYQDVGSLNIGDVQLEKP, encoded by the exons ATGCCTGGGAGTCCAGGAGTCCTCCAAGCTCTGCCTGCCaccatcttcctcctcttcctgctgtCTGCTGCCTACCTGG GCCCTGGGTGCCAGGCCCTGTGGATGCACAAGGTCCCAGCATCATTGATGGTGAGCCTGGGGGAAGACGCCCACTTCCAATGCCCGCACAATAGCAGCAACACCGCCAACGTCACCTGGTGGCGTGTCCTCCATGGCAACTACACGTGGCCCCCTGAGTTCTTGGGCCCGGGCGAGGACCCCAATGGTACGCTGATCATCCAGAATGTGAACAAGAGCCATGGGGGCATATACGTGTGCCGGGTCCAGGAGGGCAACGAGTCATACCAGCAGTCCTGCGGCACCTACCTCCGCGTGCGCC AGCCGCCCCCCAGGCCCTTCCTGGACATGGGGGAGGGCACCAAGAACCGAATCATCACAGCCGAGGGGATCATCCTCCTGTTCTGCGCGGTGGTGCCTGGGACGCTGCTGCTGTTCAGG AAACGATGGCAGAATGAGAAGCTCGGGTTGGATGCCGGGGATGAATATGAAGATGAAAACCTTTATGAA GGCCTGAACCTGGACGACTGCTCCATGTATGAGGACATCTCCCGGGGCCTCCAGGGCACCTACCAGGATGTGGGCAGCCTCAACATAGGAGATGTCCAGCTGGAGAAGCCGTGA
- the CD79A gene encoding B-cell antigen receptor complex-associated protein alpha chain isoform X2 encodes MPGSPGVLQALPATIFLLFLLSAAYLGPGCQALWMHKVPASLMVSLGEDAHFQCPHNSSNTANVTWWRVLHGNYTWPPEFLGPGEDPNEPPPRPFLDMGEGTKNRIITAEGIILLFCAVVPGTLLLFRKRWQNEKLGLDAGDEYEDENLYEGLNLDDCSMYEDISRGLQGTYQDVGSLNIGDVQLEKP; translated from the exons ATGCCTGGGAGTCCAGGAGTCCTCCAAGCTCTGCCTGCCaccatcttcctcctcttcctgctgtCTGCTGCCTACCTGG GCCCTGGGTGCCAGGCCCTGTGGATGCACAAGGTCCCAGCATCATTGATGGTGAGCCTGGGGGAAGACGCCCACTTCCAATGCCCGCACAATAGCAGCAACACCGCCAACGTCACCTGGTGGCGTGTCCTCCATGGCAACTACACGTGGCCCCCTGAGTTCTTGGGCCCGGGCGAGGACCCCAATG AGCCGCCCCCCAGGCCCTTCCTGGACATGGGGGAGGGCACCAAGAACCGAATCATCACAGCCGAGGGGATCATCCTCCTGTTCTGCGCGGTGGTGCCTGGGACGCTGCTGCTGTTCAGG AAACGATGGCAGAATGAGAAGCTCGGGTTGGATGCCGGGGATGAATATGAAGATGAAAACCTTTATGAA GGCCTGAACCTGGACGACTGCTCCATGTATGAGGACATCTCCCGGGGCCTCCAGGGCACCTACCAGGATGTGGGCAGCCTCAACATAGGAGATGTCCAGCTGGAGAAGCCGTGA